The Penaeus vannamei isolate JL-2024 unplaced genomic scaffold, ASM4276789v1 unanchor878, whole genome shotgun sequence genome has a window encoding:
- the LOC113810668 gene encoding dopamine receptor 2-like, whose translation MIPSFGGNRSASYDTHVHSLFGLGETDFDQDGASVSLDDSPFILEGSAAAAHAEEQGGGGDDWRLGVLSAPAHAPLPGWRAGHAVSKQTATAETRVLGGGAVGGESIPAIEHRAGMLSDSGESTLDISTEMIKDIFESNQENAVTPKNAISFPESLWRLKASDTTSQLLIDNATDWNNETGWYWESADISPLSVNATISCMNMSLNDTDCAVAGDGPLVVTPENLSLCLLLLFFAVSTIFGNGLVIVAVARERYLHTVTNYFIMSLAVADCLVGALVMPFSALYDSFDYWPFGPDFCDVWRSFDVLASTASILNLCVISLDRYWAITDPFSYPSRMSSRRACMLIALVWVCSALISFPAIAWWRAVSDPHPPGACPFTEDLSYLVFSSTISFYGPLFVMVFTYFRIYRAATEQTRSLKLGQKLVSAMGDGEMELTLRIHRGGGGSSGGGGGTSSNGNGVHRAHYPAGKSCSYTQENGGLGDSHALGSPLDDGESCPLGSMHEGASPDSSTKVVARNLKNFSISRKLCKFAKEKKAAKTLGIVMGVFIVCWLPFFVTNLLSGLCGERCIREPALVDGVVTWLGWINSAMNPVIYACWAKDFRR comes from the coding sequence ATGATCCCGAGCTTTGGCGGCAACCGCTCAGCCAGCTATGACACGCACGTGCACAGCCTCTTTGGCCTCGGCGAGACGGACTTCGATCAGGACGGCGCGAGTGTCAGTCTCGATGACAGCCCCTTCATCCTCGAGGGTTCGGCTGCCGCGGCCCACGCAGAAGagcaggggggcgggggcgacgaCTGGAGGTTGGGAGTGCTATCTGCCCCAGCCCACGCGCCTCTGCCTGGCTGGCGAGCCGGACATGCTGTCAGTAAGCAAACAGCGACAGCCGAGACAAGAGTATTGGGTGGAGGGGCGGTCGGGGGGGAGAGCATCCCGGCTATTGAACACAGGGCCGGCATGCTATCGGACAGCGGGGAGTCCACGCTTGACATCAGCACCGAAATGATTAAAGACATATTTGAGAGCAACCAAGAAAACGCCGTGACTCCCAAGAACGCCATCAGCTTCCCCGAGTCCCTCTGGAGACTAAAGGCCTCGGACACGACCAGCCAGCTGTTGATTGATAACGCAACTGATTGGAATAATGAAACGGGCTGGTACTGGGAGTCCGCCGATATTTCTCCTTTGTCCGTAAATGCCACGATATCATGCATGAACATGTCTCTAAATGACACGGACTGTGCGGTGGCAGGCGACGGGCCGCTGGTCGTGACGCCCGAGAACCTGTCCCTgtgtctgctcctcctcttcttcgcggTGTCGACCATCTTCGGCAACGGGCTGGTGATCGTGGCCGTCGCGCGGGAGCGGTATCTCCACACAGTCACAAACTACTTCATAATGTCTCTGGCGGTAGCGGACTGCCTCGTCGGGGCCCTCGTCATGCCCTTTAGTGCCCTCTACGACTCCTTTGACTACTGGCCTTTTGGCCCAGATTTCTGCGATGTCTGGAGAAGCTTCGACGTACTTGCCTCCACTGCGTCAATACTTAACCTCTGCGTCATATCTCTGGACAGGTACTGGGCCATAACTGATCCTTTCAGTTACCCGAGCCGCATGTCCTCCCGGCGGGCGTGCATGCTGATAGCGCTCGTGTGGGTCTGCTCGGCCCTCATCTCTTTCCCCGCCATAGCATGGTGGCGCGCTGTATCCGACCCGCATCCGCCTGGCGCCTGCCCCTTCACAGAGGACCTATCGTACCTCGTCTTCTCTTCCACCATAAGTTTCTACGGCCCGCTCTTCGTCATGGTCTTCACGTACTTCCGGATCTACCGAGCGGCCACAGAGCAGACGCGATCCCTCAAACTGGGCCAGAAGCTGGTGTCCGCCATGGGCGACGGGGAAATGGAGCTGACGCTGCGGATCCACCGCGGAGGAGGCGGCAgcagtggcggcggcggcggcaccaGCAGCAACGGCAACGGTGTGCACAGAGCCCACTATCCGGCAGGAAAATCCTGCAGTTATACGCAGGAGAACGGCGGGCTCGGGGACTCCCACGCGCTCGGGTCGCCCCTGGACGACGGGGAGTCGTGCCCCCTCGGGAGCATGCACGAGGGGGCGTCGCCGGATAGCTCTACCAAAGTGGTCGCTCGAAATCTGAAAAACTTTTCGATATCACGTAAACTGTGTAAATTtgccaaagaaaagaaagcagcCAAGACTCTGGGTATCGTAATGGGAGTGTTTATCGTCTGTTGGCTGCCCTTCTTCGTCACGAATCTCCTGTCAGGGTTGTGCGGCGAAAGGTGCATCCGCGAGCCCGCCCTGGTGGACGGCGTCGTCACTTGGCTCGGCTGGATCAACTCCGCGATGAACCCCGTAATCTACGCCTGCTGGGCCAAGGACTTCCGCAGGTGA